A window of Streptomyces gilvosporeus contains these coding sequences:
- a CDS encoding APC family permease, producing the protein MQGATGRTAGDEAGGSTGPAGGGLRRTLTFRDLIVYGLLFIAPMAPVGIFGTLQAASHGAITVVYLVATVAMTFTAYSYALMVQVAPRAGSVYTYARVGLGEGAGFVAGWMAMLDYLLIPAVAYLFSGIAMHALVPAVPQWAWTALAVAVTTLLNLWGVRVAAVVGFAVLALEIAVLAVFVGAAVVELAVHGAQRGWAVPFTGEGGFSVTAVLSAVSVAVLSYLGFDAIASFAEEAAGGPKRVARAVLTCLVVAGVLFAVQTYLAALLAPMSAARLAAEPGEQGAAFYATVDAAVGGWLHDLVAVSKAVGAAFAALAGQAAAGRLLFAMARDRRLPGAMSKVDAGSGVPRRALLGAALVTLVAAVWAARRPDGLDQLSSIVNVGALTAFALLHASVIGWFAVRGRAGKPSVLRHVVVPLLGLAVVLAVIVEASATAQTVGGVWLGVGLMVLVMR; encoded by the coding sequence ATGCAGGGGGCGACCGGCCGCACCGCGGGCGACGAGGCGGGCGGGAGCACCGGCCCGGCGGGCGGGGGCCTGCGGCGGACGCTGACGTTCCGGGATCTGATCGTCTACGGACTGCTGTTCATCGCCCCGATGGCGCCGGTGGGGATCTTCGGCACGCTCCAGGCCGCCTCGCACGGTGCGATCACCGTCGTCTATCTGGTGGCCACCGTCGCGATGACGTTCACCGCGTACTCCTACGCCCTGATGGTGCAGGTCGCGCCGCGGGCCGGGTCGGTCTACACGTATGCCCGGGTGGGGCTGGGCGAGGGCGCGGGGTTCGTCGCCGGGTGGATGGCGATGCTGGACTATCTGCTGATCCCGGCGGTGGCGTATCTCTTCTCCGGGATCGCGATGCATGCCCTGGTGCCGGCGGTGCCCCAGTGGGCGTGGACGGCGCTGGCGGTGGCGGTGACGACGCTGCTGAACCTGTGGGGGGTACGGGTCGCGGCGGTCGTCGGGTTCGCGGTGCTGGCGCTGGAGATCGCGGTGCTGGCGGTGTTCGTGGGGGCGGCCGTGGTGGAGCTGGCCGTGCACGGTGCGCAGCGTGGCTGGGCGGTGCCGTTCACGGGCGAGGGCGGGTTCTCCGTGACCGCGGTGCTGTCGGCGGTGTCCGTGGCGGTGCTGTCCTATCTGGGCTTCGATGCGATCGCGTCGTTCGCGGAGGAGGCGGCCGGAGGACCGAAACGGGTGGCGCGGGCGGTGCTCACGTGTCTGGTGGTGGCCGGGGTGCTCTTCGCCGTCCAGACCTATCTGGCGGCGCTGCTGGCTCCGATGTCCGCCGCCCGGCTGGCGGCGGAGCCGGGTGAGCAGGGCGCGGCCTTCTACGCCACCGTCGATGCGGCGGTCGGCGGCTGGCTGCACGATCTGGTGGCGGTGAGCAAGGCGGTCGGTGCGGCGTTCGCGGCGCTGGCGGGGCAGGCCGCGGCGGGCCGGCTGCTGTTCGCGATGGCCCGGGACCGGCGGCTGCCGGGGGCGATGTCGAAGGTGGACGCGGGCAGCGGGGTGCCGCGCCGGGCGCTGCTCGGGGCGGCCCTGGTGACGCTGGTGGCGGCGGTGTGGGCGGCGCGCCGACCCGACGGGCTCGATCAGCTGTCCTCGATCGTGAACGTGGGCGCGCTGACCGCGTTCGCGCTGCTGCACGCGTCGGTGATCGGCTGGTTCGCGGTGCGGGGACGGGCGGGGAAGCCGAGCGTGCTGCGGCATGTGGTGGTGCCGCTGCTGGGCCTGGCGGTGGTGCTCGCGGTGATCGTCGAGGCATCGGCGACGGCGCAGACCGTGGGCGGGGTGTGGCTGGGGGTGGGGCTGATGGTGCTGGTGATGCGGTAG
- a CDS encoding exodeoxyribonuclease VII small subunit, producing the protein MAKAKTEDMTDGSTGGAAGGAADAGQAAAAGPGVESVLGYEQARDELIEVVRSLEAGGTTLEESLALWERGEELAKVCRHWLEGARARLDAALAEESGES; encoded by the coding sequence ATGGCGAAGGCGAAGACCGAGGACATGACGGACGGCAGCACGGGCGGCGCGGCGGGCGGCGCGGCGGACGCCGGGCAGGCGGCCGCGGCCGGGCCCGGGGTGGAGTCCGTCCTCGGCTACGAGCAGGCGCGGGACGAGCTGATCGAGGTCGTCCGCAGCCTGGAGGCGGGCGGCACCACGCTGGAGGAGTCGCTGGCGCTGTGGGAGCGCGGCGAGGAGCTGGCCAAGGTCTGCCGCCACTGGCTGGAGGGTGCGCGGGCCCGGCTGGACGCGGCGCTGGCGGAGGAGTCCGGGGAGTCCTGA
- the xseA gene encoding exodeoxyribonuclease VII large subunit has product MAVSTSAEAPMPVGEISRLIGGWIDRLGAVWVEGQITQLSRRPGAGVVFLTLRDPSYDISLSVTCYRQVFDKVADVISEGARVVVHAKPEWYAPRGQLSLRAAEIRPVGVGELLARLEQLKKSLAAEGLFAADRKRPLPFLPQLIGLVCGRASAAERDVLENARHRWPAVRFEVRNVPVQGVHAVPKVIEAVRELDALPEVDVIIVARGGGSVEDLLPFSDEQLVRAVSAARTPVVSAIGHEPDSPLLDLVADLRASTPTDAAKKVVPDVGEELTRVRQLRERARRAVVGFVEREERGLAAALHRPCIERPHRMVEEREEQITALLERGRRTLGHLLDRADSELTHTLARVVALSPKATLERGYAVLQRADGTAVRSPDEVAADEALRARVAEGDFGVRVEA; this is encoded by the coding sequence ATGGCTGTCTCAACGTCTGCGGAAGCGCCGATGCCCGTCGGCGAGATCTCCCGGCTCATCGGCGGGTGGATCGACCGCCTCGGCGCCGTCTGGGTCGAGGGTCAGATCACCCAGCTCTCGCGGCGGCCCGGCGCGGGGGTGGTGTTCCTGACGCTGCGCGACCCCTCGTACGACATCTCGCTGAGCGTGACGTGCTACCGCCAGGTCTTCGACAAGGTGGCCGATGTCATCAGCGAGGGCGCCCGGGTGGTGGTGCATGCCAAACCGGAGTGGTACGCGCCGAGGGGCCAGCTGTCGCTGCGGGCCGCCGAGATCAGACCGGTCGGGGTCGGCGAACTCCTCGCCCGGCTGGAGCAGTTGAAGAAGTCGCTGGCCGCGGAGGGCCTGTTCGCGGCCGACCGCAAGCGGCCGCTGCCCTTCCTCCCGCAGCTGATCGGGCTGGTCTGCGGCCGGGCCAGCGCCGCCGAGCGCGACGTCCTGGAGAACGCCCGGCACCGCTGGCCCGCCGTCCGCTTCGAGGTGCGCAACGTCCCCGTCCAGGGCGTGCATGCCGTGCCGAAGGTGATCGAGGCGGTCCGGGAGCTCGATGCGCTGCCCGAGGTGGACGTGATCATCGTGGCGCGGGGCGGCGGCAGCGTGGAGGATCTGCTGCCGTTCTCCGACGAGCAGCTCGTACGGGCCGTGAGCGCGGCCCGCACCCCGGTCGTCTCCGCCATCGGCCATGAGCCGGACAGCCCGCTGCTGGACCTGGTCGCCGATCTGCGGGCCTCCACTCCCACGGACGCGGCGAAGAAGGTCGTCCCGGACGTGGGCGAGGAGCTCACCCGCGTGCGCCAGCTGCGGGAGCGGGCCCGGCGCGCGGTCGTCGGTTTCGTCGAACGGGAGGAGCGGGGGCTGGCGGCGGCGCTGCACCGGCCCTGTATAGAGCGGCCGCACCGGATGGTGGAGGAGCGCGAGGAGCAGATCACCGCCCTCCTGGAGCGCGGTCGGCGCACCCTCGGCCATCTGCTGGACCGCGCCGACTCGGAGCTGACGCACACCCTGGCCCGGGTGGTCGCCCTCTCCCCCAAGGCGACGCTGGAGCGCGGCTATGCGGTGCTCCAGCGGGCCGACGGGACGGCCGTGCGCTCACCGGACGAGGTGGCCGCAGACGAGGCGCTGCGGGCCCGGGTGGCCGAGGGCGACTTCGGGGTCCGGGTGGAGGCGTAG
- a CDS encoding 4-hydroxy-3-methylbut-2-enyl diphosphate reductase produces MTSRPSPDNHRKVLLAAPRGYCAGVDRAVIAVEKALEQYGAPVYVRHEIVHNKYVVKTLEKKGAIFVDETEEVPEGNIVIFSAHGVAPVVHEEAARGKLATIDATCPLVTKVHKEAVRFAKEDYDILLIGHEGHEEVIGTSGEAPEHITLVDGPGDVANVEVRDPDKVVWLSQTTLSVDETMETVDALKGRFPNLLSPPSDDICYATQNRQTAVKQMGAEADLVIVVGSKNSSNSVRLVEVALGAGARAAHLVDYAEEIDEAWLDGVGTVGVTSGASVPEILVHGVLDWLAQRGYEDVETVTAAEESIAFSLPKELRRDLRAEAKAATEG; encoded by the coding sequence ATGACTTCCCGCCCGTCGCCCGACAACCACCGCAAAGTTCTGCTCGCCGCCCCCCGTGGCTACTGCGCGGGCGTGGACCGCGCCGTGATCGCCGTCGAGAAGGCCCTCGAGCAGTACGGCGCGCCCGTCTACGTACGCCACGAGATCGTGCACAACAAGTACGTCGTCAAGACCCTCGAAAAGAAGGGTGCGATCTTCGTCGACGAGACGGAGGAGGTGCCCGAGGGCAACATCGTCATCTTCTCGGCGCACGGCGTCGCGCCCGTCGTCCACGAAGAGGCCGCCCGCGGCAAGCTCGCCACCATCGACGCCACCTGCCCGCTGGTCACCAAGGTCCACAAGGAAGCCGTCCGGTTCGCCAAGGAGGACTACGACATCCTCCTGATCGGTCACGAGGGCCACGAAGAAGTCATCGGCACCAGCGGCGAGGCGCCCGAGCACATCACCCTGGTCGACGGCCCCGGCGACGTCGCCAACGTCGAGGTCCGCGACCCCGACAAGGTCGTCTGGCTCTCCCAGACCACCCTCTCCGTGGACGAGACCATGGAGACCGTCGACGCCCTCAAGGGCCGCTTCCCCAACCTGCTCTCCCCGCCCAGCGACGACATCTGCTACGCCACCCAGAACCGCCAGACCGCGGTCAAGCAGATGGGCGCCGAGGCCGACCTCGTCATCGTCGTCGGCTCCAAGAACTCCTCGAACTCCGTCCGCCTGGTCGAGGTGGCGCTGGGCGCCGGCGCCCGCGCCGCGCACCTGGTCGACTACGCCGAGGAGATCGACGAGGCGTGGCTGGACGGCGTGGGCACGGTCGGCGTCACCTCCGGCGCCTCCGTCCCCGAGATCCTCGTCCACGGCGTCCTGGACTGGCTCGCCCAGCGCGGCTACGAGGACGTCGAGACGGTCACGGCCGCCGAGGAGTCCATCGCCTTCTCGCTGCCCAAGGAGCTGCGCCGCGATCTGCGGGCCGAGGCGAAGGCCGCCACCGAGGGCTGA